The genomic interval GTTCGATCTCCTCCGGGCCGTGGGCGAGGGACAGGAAGAGAGTTTCGTAGGGCGATGGCGGCAGGTGGATTCCGTCGGCGAGCAGGCGGTGGAAAACCCGCTGGAAGCGGTCGCGATCCGAGGCGTCGACGTCGGCGATGGACTCCACCGGCCCTTCCGCGAAGAAGAGGCCGAGCATCGAACCCTGGCGCTGGACCCGCAAGGGAACGCCGTGGCGCCGGGCGGATTCCCGCAGGCCACTGGCGAGAGCGCCGCCGGCGGCTTCGAGGATCTCGTAGGCGTCCGTTCCGGCGAGGGTGGAGAGGGCCGCCCGGCCGGCGGCGACGGCCAAGGGGTTACCGGAGAGGGTGCCGGCCTGGTAAATCGGCCCGGCCGGCGCCACCTGGCTCATCAGGTCACGCCGACCGCCGTAGGCGCCAATCGGCAGGCCGCCGCCGATCACTTTGCCGAAGGTGGTGAGGTCCGGGGTGACGCCGAGAATTTCCTGGGCTCCTCCCCAGGCCACCCGGAAGCCGGTCATCACCTCGTCGAACACCAGCACCGCCCCGCGCTCGTCGCACAGCCGCCGCAGGCCTTCGAGGAATCCTTCTCGCGGCGGCACCAGGCCCATGTTGCCGGCGATCGGCTCAACGAAGACGGCGGCGATGTCGTCGTGGGCCTCGAACAGCATCGCCACCGCCGACAGGTCGTTGAAGGGGGCGAGGAGGGTGTCTTCGACCACCGCCGCCGGCACTCCCGGCGACGACGGCACTCCGAGGGTGGCGGCGCCGGAGCCGGCGGCGATCAAAAAGGCGTCGCCGTGGCCGTGGTAGCAGCCTTCGAATTTGACGAACTTCGAGCGGCCGGTGGCGCCCCGGGCCACCCGCAGGGCGGACATGGTGGCCTCGGTGCCGGAGTTGACCAGGCGCACCATTTCAAGGGACGGCACCGCCGCGATCATCTGCTCCGCCAGCTCGATTTCGGCGATGGTGGGGGCGCCGAAGGCGGTGCCTCGGCGGAGTGCGTCGTGCACCGCTTGGGCGATGGGCTCGGCTCCGTGGCCGAGGATGTGCGGTCCGTAGCCGCCGATGAAGTCGAGATAGCGGCGCCCATCCTCGGCTTGGAGGTAGCAGCCCTCGGCGGCGCGCACGAAGACCGGCTCGCCGCCGACGCCGCGGAAGGCCCGAACCGGGGAGTTGACGCCACCGGGCATCACCCGCTCGGCGCGTTTCAGAAGAGAGGTCTCAGGGCTCATTCGGTCCATTCCCTCATTCGGTCCATCCCTGCTGCAGCAGGCGCGCCGCGTCGACGGCGCCGTAGGTGAGGATGAGGTCGGCGCCGGCGCGCTTGATGGCGACGAGGGTTTCCATCAGCACTCGGTCGTAGTCCAGCCAGCCGCGCTCGGCGGCGGCTTTGAGCATCGCAAACTCGCCGCTCACGTGGTACGCCGCCAGCGGCAGGTCGAAGCGCCGGCGCAGGGCCGCCAATAGATCCAGATACGGCACCGCCGGCTTGACCATCAATAGGTCGGCGCCTTCCTCCACGTCGAGGGTCGCTTCGCGCAGCGCCTCGCGACCGTTGGCCGGATCCATTTGATAGGCCCGGCGGTCGCCGAAGGCCGGGGCGGAGTCCGCCGCATCGCGGAACGGGCCATAGAAGGCGCTCGCGAACTTGATGGCGTAGGAGAGAATCGGTGTGTCGTGGAAGCCGGCTGCATCCAGGCCGTTCCGGATGGCGCCCACCCGGCCGTCCATCATGTCCGACGGGGCGATCACGTCCGCTCCCGATGCGGCCAGAGACACGGCCTGCCGGGCGAGGTTTTCGAGGGTGGCGTCGTTGTCCACTTTCTTGCCGCCGCGGCCGTCGTCCAGCAGCACGCCGCAGTGACCGTGGTCGGTGAATTCGCAGAAGCACAGGTCCACGATCACCACCAGCTCCGGCAGGGCGGCCTTGATCGCCCGCACGGCGCGCTGAACGATGCCGTCTTCCGACCAGGAGTAGCTGCCCTCGGCGTCCTTCGCCTCCGGCAGCCCGAACAGAATCACCGCCGAGATCCCTGCCTCGGTCGCCTCGCGACAGGCCTCGACCAGGCGATCCACCGAGTGCTGGAACACCCCGGGCATAGACAACACGGGATTCGCTACCCCCTCGCCGGGGCAGGCGAAGAGGGGCAGCACGAAGTCGTCCGGCGACAGGCGCGTTTCGCGCACCAACCGGCGGAGGGTGGGCGTGCGGCGCAGGCGCCGCATGCGATGTTCTGGAAAGGCCATGGGCGGGTTTTACCACAGGCACAGGGGCTGAAACAGCCCTCGCCGCGAACCGGACGAGCCTTCGGATATAGTTGACGTCGCACTGCGGCATCGAGGCCGCGGGGCGCTCCTGCCGAAAATCATGCCGCACCCGCCGCTCATGGAAAGTCTGCGCTCTCACCGCCTGCTGGTGGTCACCGGCAAGGGCGGCGTGGGCAAGACCGCCGTGGCGGCGGCGCTGGGCGATTCCCTGGCCGCGATGATGCCGCCGAAGCGGGTCCTGGTGATCGAGGTGGACCCGAGGGACAACCTGCATCAGATGCTGGGCACCCCGCCCTCCGGTGGCGGTATCGTCGAGGCGGCGCCGAATCTGTTTGTCCAGAACCTGCGCGCCCGGCGGGTGGTGGACGCCATTGTGCGGGAGCGCCTGAAGATCGACCTGCTGTCGAAGCGGGTGATCGCCAGCCCGGTCTACGAGCACTTCACGGAAGGGGCGCCGGGTCTCAAGGAAGTGGCGATTCTCGGCCACGCCCTGAGACGCCTGGAGGGGATCGGCGGGCAGGGCTTCGACTTGGTGATCCTCGATGCCCCGGCGACCGGCCACGGCGTCTCGCTGCTCGATGCGCCGCGTTTGCTGTCGGAGGTCATCGAGAAAGGACCCTTCGGTGAGCTGGGTCGGCGCCTGGCGGAGTTTGTGGCGGATCCGGCGGACTGCGGTGTGGTGGTGGTGACCAGCGCCGAGGAGATGCCGGTGCAGGAGGCGCTAGAGCTGCGAGCGACGCTGGCGGAGCGTCTGGATCGCGCGCCGGAGCTGCTGGTGGTCAACGGGCTTTATCCGGAAGTGGCGAAGGGCGATCGCGAGCTGTGGCGCCGCCGCCGCCGGCTCAACGAAGCGGAATTGGCTCGTCTCGATGCGGCGTGGGAGGGACCTCGCGCCCTGCTGCCGCTGCTGCCCCTGGACCGCGGGCCGGCGTTGATCGAGGCCCTGGCCGGCGCCCTCCACCGCTCTCTGTCGGAGGTTCCCTCGTGACTCTGTTGTCCGATGACCGTCCACTGCTGATCGTGGTGGGCTCCGGCGGGGTGGGGAAGACCACCCTCGCCGCCGCCCTCGGCGTGACTTCGGCGAATGAAGGTCGCCACACGCTGGTGATGACCTTCGATCCCTCGTTGCGCTTGAAGGATGCCCTGGGAGTGGACGCAGGAACCGAAGAGGAAGCCAAGGAGGACGCCGTGACGGTGGATCTCGGTGAGCTCGGCGGCGCCGGCCGGGGATCCCTGGCCGCCAGCCTGCTCGACGCCGGCCGCACCTTCGACCGGCTGATCGAGCGCTACGCGCCGGACGAGGCCTCCCGCCGCCGAATTCTCGACAACCGTTTCTATGGCCACCTTTCCGGGTCGCTGGCGGGCATTCTCGAGTACATGGCCGTAGAGCGGCTGTTCGAGGTGCAGGCGGCGGGCCGCTACCAGCAGGTGATCCTGGACACTCCGCCGACCCGCCAGGCGCTGGACTTTCTGGAGGCTCCGTCGCGCATCGTACAGTTTCTCGATTCCGGGGCCCTCAAGATTGCCTTGA from Acidobacteriota bacterium carries:
- a CDS encoding ArsA family ATPase, whose translation is MESLRSHRLLVVTGKGGVGKTAVAAALGDSLAAMMPPKRVLVIEVDPRDNLHQMLGTPPSGGGIVEAAPNLFVQNLRARRVVDAIVRERLKIDLLSKRVIASPVYEHFTEGAPGLKEVAILGHALRRLEGIGGQGFDLVILDAPATGHGVSLLDAPRLLSEVIEKGPFGELGRRLAEFVADPADCGVVVVTSAEEMPVQEALELRATLAERLDRAPELLVVNGLYPEVAKGDRELWRRRRRLNEAELARLDAAWEGPRALLPLLPLDRGPALIEALAGALHRSLSEVPS
- a CDS encoding ArsA-related P-loop ATPase, which translates into the protein MTLLSDDRPLLIVVGSGGVGKTTLAAALGVTSANEGRHTLVMTFDPSLRLKDALGVDAGTEEEAKEDAVTVDLGELGGAGRGSLAASLLDAGRTFDRLIERYAPDEASRRRILDNRFYGHLSGSLAGILEYMAVERLFEVQAAGRYQQVILDTPPTRQALDFLEAPSRIVQFLDSGALKIALKPWFDSQGRLRGATRLGPIGRRFERFMDDIVGLDLLRDMAEFFQAFGPLFDGFRQRAAKVEAMLRSEQTQFLLVAGPGEERIPDTLFFARKLEEAGLHLGPIAVNRMHPPVEAASRELSEARQLFSWLAERDRRGFEHLTELVGETRPLVGLPLLADEPTDLESLEAIGRDLLARLAAEGAG
- the hemB gene encoding porphobilinogen synthase gives rise to the protein MAFPEHRMRRLRRTPTLRRLVRETRLSPDDFVLPLFACPGEGVANPVLSMPGVFQHSVDRLVEACREATEAGISAVILFGLPEAKDAEGSYSWSEDGIVQRAVRAIKAALPELVVIVDLCFCEFTDHGHCGVLLDDGRGGKKVDNDATLENLARQAVSLAASGADVIAPSDMMDGRVGAIRNGLDAAGFHDTPILSYAIKFASAFYGPFRDAADSAPAFGDRRAYQMDPANGREALREATLDVEEGADLLMVKPAVPYLDLLAALRRRFDLPLAAYHVSGEFAMLKAAAERGWLDYDRVLMETLVAIKRAGADLILTYGAVDAARLLQQGWTE
- the hemL gene encoding glutamate-1-semialdehyde 2,1-aminomutase; translated protein: MSPETSLLKRAERVMPGGVNSPVRAFRGVGGEPVFVRAAEGCYLQAEDGRRYLDFIGGYGPHILGHGAEPIAQAVHDALRRGTAFGAPTIAEIELAEQMIAAVPSLEMVRLVNSGTEATMSALRVARGATGRSKFVKFEGCYHGHGDAFLIAAGSGAATLGVPSSPGVPAAVVEDTLLAPFNDLSAVAMLFEAHDDIAAVFVEPIAGNMGLVPPREGFLEGLRRLCDERGAVLVFDEVMTGFRVAWGGAQEILGVTPDLTTFGKVIGGGLPIGAYGGRRDLMSQVAPAGPIYQAGTLSGNPLAVAAGRAALSTLAGTDAYEILEAAGGALASGLRESARRHGVPLRVQRQGSMLGLFFAEGPVESIADVDASDRDRFQRVFHRLLADGIHLPPSPYETLFLSLAHGPEEIERTVEAFDRAVAPEA